One window of the Colletotrichum destructivum chromosome 6, complete sequence genome contains the following:
- a CDS encoding Putative extracellular membrane protein, CFEM, whose product MMKFAVIIALAGFAVAQTDLPTCAQGCVNQYTTGNAIAGCSNLDIKCICSNAGFLDGIACCLASACPAAEQENAVKFAKNICTGAGVTVPDQVVCKSGNASSSGSPATATQTGAAQTGTPASATNTPNAAATMGPVALLGGLVAALVVL is encoded by the exons ATGATGAAGTTCGCCGTAATCATCGCTCTCGCCGGCTTTGCCGTTGCGCAGACCGACCTCCCCACGTGCGCC CAAGGCTGCGTCAACCAATACACCACAGGCAATGCCATCGCCGGCTGCAGCAATCTCGACATCAAGTGCATCTGCTCCAACGCCGGCTTCCTTGACGGCATCGCCTGCTGTCTCGCCAGTGCCTGCCCTGCCGCCGAACAGGAGAACGCCGTCAAGTTCGCCAAGAATATCTGCACCGGTGCCGGCGTCACtgtccctgatcaggtcgtcTGCAAGAGCGGAAACGCCTCGTCTTCCGGTTCGCCGGCCACTGCTACCCAGACCGGTGCCGCCCAGACCGGGACGCCCGCGTCCGCCACGAACACACCGAACGCCGCTGCCACAATGGGTCCAGTCGCTCTGTTGGGAGGTCTTgttgctgctttggttgTCTTGTAG
- a CDS encoding Putative G protein-coupled receptor GPR1 yields the protein MIRPKEGDEALAVPAILSEVRLQSIVILVVAVMSLAGAGWIMASYAVFPNLRSFRHRLITGLAISDAFMALNFLCSTAMNVGGNGIAAPENTAFCSFNGFVTQVFVIQTDYWVLAIAVCTYFILAGHKTQSTWIQDHELVIWALPWLFSVLWASIGLGVIGYENIGAWCWFKSDTVRLLVNFIPRCKPTIYFRVTLIQPRGLTSVPGVIIVTMFALYAYLSYVLYKAHTRLSSVQDASPRHLESGITTQEGSRVTSIHEGVARLMLLYPLAYAIIWSLPTAIRIYQATENKPAAFALQTIDKASIVIQGFVDTVIYGVNETTLTSWRARFSRQRYPATHAMNTRGGNDLAPDATREREWSFRQRVRGSPDDTTAVRSTVSVGLEGDGASSSSMEPRDLRA from the exons ATGATTCGCCCAAAAGAAGGGGACGAGGCTCTTGCAGTGCCTGCCATTCTATCAGAAGTCCGTCTCCAGagcatcgtcatcctcgtaGTAGCCGTCATGTCTCTGGCCGGCGCAGGCTGGATCATGGCCAGCTACGCC GTGTTTCCCAATCTCCGCTCGTTTCGCCACCGTCTGATCACTGGCCTTGCCATCAGTGACGCTTTCATGGCGCTGAACTTTCTATGCTCGACGGCCATGAATGTTGGCGGCAATGGAATCGCTGCCCCTGAAAATACCGCCTTCTGCAGTTTCAACGGCTTCGTGACACAGGTTTTTGTCATTCAGACTGACTACTGggtcctcgccatcgccgtctgcACCTACTTCATCTTGGCCGGCCACAAGACCCAATCCACCTGGATACAGGACCACGAACTCGTCATCTGGGCATTACCTTGGCTCTTCTCGGTTCTCTGGGCTTCCATAGGCCTCGGAGTTATCGGCTACGAGAACATCGGTGCTT GGTGCTGGTTCAAGTCGGACACCGTTCGCTTACTCGTCAATTTCATTCCTCGGTGTAAGCCCACGATCTATTTTCGGGTGACTTTGATCCAGCCGAGAGGGCTGACTTCCGTTCCAGGGGTCATCATAGTCACTATGTTTGCACTATATGCATACCTGTCATATGTTCTCTACAAAGCCCATACTCGACTGAGCTCGGTTCAGGACGCTTCTCCGCGCCACCTTGAGTCCGGAATTACAACCCAGGAGGGCAGTCGTGTGACGAGCATCCACGAAGGG GTTGCGCGGCTCATGCTTCTGTACCCCCTCGCGTATGCAATCATCTGGTCGTTGCCGACCGCAATACGGATTTACCAGGCGACAGAAAACAAACCGGCAGCGTTCGCACTGCAGACCATCGACAAGGCCAGCATCGTTATTCAAGGGTTCGTGGACACTGTCATCTACGGCGTGAACGAGACGACCCTCACAAGTTGGCGCGCGCGTTTTTCCCGTCAGCGGTATCCAGCCACCCATGCCATGAACACCCGCGGTGGAAACGACCTGGCACCAGACGCAACCAGAGAGCGAGAGTGGTCGTTTCGACAACGGGTTAGAGGATCACCCGACGACACGACTGCCGTACGTTCGACGGTATCCGTAGGACTGGAGGGAGACGGTGCTTCTTCCAGTTCGATGGAGCCCAGAGACTTGAGGGCGTAG
- a CDS encoding Putative zn(2)Cys(6) fungal-type DNA-binding domain-containing protein, producing MDAEPSSVASSWAGSAAGNSANRKERGHIAQRACEVCRRRKQKCDEEKPTCGYCFKAQLECDYGSPKPTKKDKTLVELLDLVTNINQHTSHIPELYAQLLTLRDIIPASLPIDHSGGSSSSSDRASSTAILLPSRRLGPTSQHQAARRYASSVNKIMIWPAVRQTLENVRPKISGLQAIFQRPGLSSVLLEQRGDARRLPRGGVESMASQDRIALGIAPDDPIPVQMTTISPHVLEDHARIYFNTFNRIHPVLDRQYFMGVVFPRVLMNNFDEDASSTLLCLVLALAEVAMADVSGKGLLSFQDQPRKPDDTTEKIEYRPPGIEFFNEARRRLGFSMSDYSLENIQMYILTGLYYESCSQHTESWKMTISASLACHALIANNPAELDAAHDDQICRVFWYCSIAETSLQLELQLPLTGLDKLEPSIQLPQFPEYVTTTDQLLRAQMYNDRMSHYGEIFSYQISLRNLAIKVHDGLNRVVEGSASISNQSFSGSVDSLRTGIDELARQLEQWHSSLPSYLSWDRNLAPTVFPSHEIQHPGQSFYGQSMYAAGSMEGLQSAPITDFIASDIGNPHANTGYPNSDIVVLAVMRSRYYHLETLLYRPFIYKVLHENPDTLTEADVSGTTRFLHACVLWPIMVPPVSQHKRMIPCLYFWLQNILDVLVALHLSVINPILSNIRHGHCRQGYEQEAELTIEWGIAWIRDLKDADRAAQWCWTILKSLYRLD from the exons ATGGACGCCGAACCTTCGTCGGTGGCTTCAAGCTGGGCGGGTTCGGCTGCTGGCAATTCGGCCAATCGAAAAGAGCGTGGTCATATCGCGCAACGG GCTTGCGAGGTCTGCCGCCGCAGGAAGCAGAAATGTGACGAAGAGAAGCCAACGTGCGGCTATTGCTTCAAGGCCCAGCTGGAGTGTGATTACGGAAGCCCCAAACCAACCAA GAAAGACAAGACATTGGTCGAGTTACTCGACCTTGTAACCAACATCAACCAGCATACCAGTCATATTCCAGAATTATACGCCCAGCTACTGACCTTGCGAGACATCATACCAGCCTCTCTTCCTATCGATcacagcggcggcagcagtagcagcagtgACAGAgcgtcgtcaacggccaTATTGCTGCCCTCACGTCGGCTCGGTCCAACTTCTCAACACCAGGCAGCACGCCGTTATGCTTCCTCCGTGAACAAGATAATGATATGGCCTGCAGTACGACAAACGCTTGAGAATGTCCGGCCCAAGATATCCGGCCTCCAGGCCATCTTTCAGAGACCCGGTCTCTCATCGGTTTTGCTGGAGCAGCGAGGAGACGCCCGGCGTCTGCCTCGAGGGGGTGTAGAATCCATGGCCTCGCAAGATCGCATCGCACTGGGAATCGCTCCCGACGACCCGATTCCAGTTCAAATGACGACTATAAGCCCTCATGTCCTCGAGGACCATGCTAGAATATACTTCAACACCTTCAACCGGATTCACCCTGTTCTAGACCGCCAGTATTTCATGGGTGTGGTGTTTCCTAGAGTTCTCATGAACAATTTCGACGAGGATGCGTCATCTACTCTGTTGTGTCTAGTGTTGGCGCTCGCCGAAGTAGCCATGGCAGACGTGTCAGGTAAAGGGCTCCTGTCGTTCCAGGACCAACCTCGCAAACCAGACGACACTACAGAGAAGATCGAATATCGGCCACCGGGAATTGAGTTCTTCAACGAAGCAAGGCGGCGCTTAGGCTTTTCTATGAGCGATTACAGCTTGGAAAACATACAAATGTACATCCTGACAGG CTTGTATTACGAATCTTGTTCTCAACACACG GAATCCTGGAAAATGACCATATCCGCGTCCTTGGCTTGCCACGCACTGATTGCCAA TAACCCTGCCGAACTTGATGCCGCCCATGACGATCAGATCTGCCGGGTGTTCTGGTATTGCTCCATCGCCGAAAC GAGTCTCCAGCTAGAGCTCCAGTTGCCCTTGACCGGTCTTGACAAGCTGGAACCGAGCATCCAACTGCCTCAGTTTCCCGAATATGTCACCACGACCGATCAACTACTTCGTGCGCAGATGTACAATGACAGAATGTCTCATTACGGCGAGATATTTAGTTACCAGATTTCTCTCCGAAACCTCGCCATCAAAGTACACGACGGGCTAAATCGAG TTGTTGAAGGGTCCGCCTCTATCTCGAATCAGTCGTTTTCTGGTTCGGTCGACTCTCTAAGAACCGGCATTGATGAGCTAGCTAGGCAGCTGGAACAGTGGCATAGTTCTCTACCAAGTTACTTGAGCTGGGACCGTAACCTTGCCCCCACTGTCTTTCCAAGCCACGAAATCCAACACCCCGGCCAGTCGTTTTATGGTCAGAGCATGTATGCTGCCGGGTCAATGGAAGGGTTGCAGTCAGCTCCCATCACCGACTTCATCGCGTCCGACATCGGGAACCCCCATGCCAATACTGGCTATCCCAATTCGGACATTGTGGTGCTCGCCGTCATGCGCTCGCGTTATTACCACCTCGAAACTCTGCTCTATCGACCTTTCATCTATAAGGTTCTACACGAAAACCCAGACACCTTGACCGAAGCAGACGTGTCGGGAACCACGAGGTTTCTCCACGCCTGCGTTCTCTGGCCAATCATGGTTCCGCCGGTCTCTCAACACAAACGTATGATCCCGTGTCTCTACTTTTGGCTGCAGAATATCTTGGACGTGCTCGTCGCTTTGCACCTGTCCGTAATAAACCCTATATTATCCAACATCCGACATGGCCATTGCCGCCAAGGGTACGAGCAAGAAGCCGAGCTGACTATAGAGTGGGGTATTGCGTGGATACGGGATCTTAAAGACGCTGATAGAGCTGCGCAATGGTGTTGGACAATTCTCAAAAGCCTGTATCGACTCGACTGA
- a CDS encoding Putative short-chain dehydrogenase/reductase SDR, NAD(P)-binding domain superfamily encodes MPVPESEYVSSVWKDGIFNDRVAFVTGGAGTICSAQTRALVRLGANACIIGRNVEKTEAMAKDLATARPGAKVIGIGGCDVRNPQSLQDAADRCANELGGIDFVIAGAAGNFIAPLSGMSPNAFKAVIDIDVLGTFNTIKATIPYLVESAKKNPTPSKDGRTGGRIIFVSATFHWTGMPLQAHVSAAKAAVDALMASVTLEYGPFGVTSNVIAPGPIKDTEGMQRLASSQQDQAKADSVVPQGRWGVVRDIADSTVYLFSDAGSYVNGQAIPVDGGSWRRQGALSVGTDEGMRYPDFLMRGEISKHVKSGRKNDSKL; translated from the exons ATGCCTGTCCCCGAGTCCGAGTACGTGAGTTCCGTGTGGAAGGACGGGATCTTCA ATGACAGGGTCGCCTTTGTTACCGGCGGCGCTGGAACCATTTGCAGCGCCCAAACCCGCGCTCTTGTGCGCCTGGGAGCAAACGCCTGTATCATCGGCCGCAATGTCGAAAAGACAgaggccatggccaaggaCCTGGCCACTGCCAGGCCTGGTGCCAAggtcatcggcatcggcggttGCGATGTGAGAAAT CCCCAGAGTCTGCAAGATGCCGCAGACAGGTGTGCCAATGAACTTGGGGGTATCGACTTTGTCAT TGCGGGTGCCGCTGGCAACTTCATAGCCCCCTTGTCCGGCATGAGTCCCAACGCCTTCAAGGCTGTCATCGACATTGACGTCTTGGGCACTTTCAATACCATCAAGGCTACCATCCCATACCTGGTTGAGTCGGCAAAGAAGAACCCCACCCCGAGCAAGGACGGCCGAACGGGCGGTCGCATCATCTTCGTCTCAGCTACTTTTCACTGGACGGGCATGCCACTGCAGGCTCATGTGTCAGCGGCCAAGGCAGCTGTCGATGCCCTCATGGCCTCGGTAACATTGGAGTATGGGCCATTTGGGGTCACCAGCAACGTCATCGCTCCGGGCCCGATCAAGGATACGGAAGGCATGCAGCGCTtggccagcagccagcaggaccaggccaaggccgactCTGTGGTGCCACAAGGCCGGTGGGGCGTTGTTCGGGACATCGCTGACTCCACCGTTTACCTGTTTAGCGACGCCGGCAGCTATGTCAACGGCCAGGCGATCCCCGTTGACGGCGGCTCCTGGAGACGGCAGGGCGCACTGTCTGTGGGGACCGACGAAGGCATGAGATATCCGGATTTCCTCATGCGGGGAGAGATTTCGAAGCACGTCAAAAGTGGGCGTAAGAACGATTCGAAGCTGTAG
- a CDS encoding Putative histidine phosphatase superfamily has protein sequence MELKLLLTLGLAVVPAAAAETVLGIYVFHRHGDRTAKKTPPVRFTDLGAHEVYTSGLHYGERYVRDGAAARIRSISADDVLPEQLAVTSPSDVVLQSSANAFLQGFYPPTGAAAALANGSSVEAPLGGYQYVPVSAVATAATSTDAESSEWLQGGSGCGKAVVSSNNYFASPEYAALDVESRSFYQSLLPVINATFNDKAATFENAYTIFDLINVASIHNESIPAADLLTNSTIRTLTDYANIHEWNLAYNESDPIRAVAGKVLAGQVLQGLNATLQNAAKSGSVKANIQFGAYATFSSFFGLARLHDVSDDFKSVVDYASSMVFELVTNVTSDGVPAADDVSVRFRFANGSSGTNPLTAYPLFGRAETILPWATFADEMRRFAIQDTKEWCTACGNSTGTCATALGLDGTADSNGSGSGSGGGSGSGSGISTPVAGVIGALVTLVVILGIQGLVMLVGGLRMVKKSKIAKDISAVSAVEETTGRKH, from the coding sequence ATGGAACTTAAGCTCCTCCTGacccttggcctcgccgtcgtgcccgccgccgccgccgagaccgtcCTGGGCATCTACGTCTTCCACCGCCACGGCGACCGCACCGCCAAGAAGACGCCTCCCGTCCGCTTCACCGACCTCGGTGCCCACGAGGTTTACACCTCGGGCCTGCACTACGGCGAGCGCTACGTCCGCGACGGTGCTGCCGCCCGCATCCGCTCCATCAGCGCGGACGATGTCCTCCCcgagcagctcgccgtcACTTCTCCGAGCGATGTAGTCCTGCAGTCCTCGGCCAACGCCTTCCTCCAGGGCTTCTACCCGCCCActggcgctgccgccgccctcgccaacgGCTCCTCCGTCGAGGCGCCCCTCGGCGGTTACCAGTACGTCCCCGtcagcgccgtcgccactgccgccaccagcaccgacgccgagagcaGCGAGTGGCTccagggcggcagcggctgcggcaaggccgtcgtcagctCCAACAACTACTTTGCCTCACCCGAGtacgccgccctcgacgtcgagtcCCGCTCCTTCTATCAGAGCCTGCTGCCCGTCATCAACGCCACTTTCAACGACAAGGCCGCTACCTTTGAGAACGCTTACACCATCTTCGACCTCATCAACGTCGCCTCCATCCACAACGAGTCCATCCCCGCCGCGGACTTGCTCACAAACAGCACCATCCGCACCCTGACAGACTATGCCAACATCCACGAGTGGAACCTTGCCTACAACGAGTCCGACcccatccgcgccgtcgcgggcAAGGTCCTTGCCGGTCAGGTTCTGCAGGGCCTCAACGCGACCCTGCAAAACGCCGCCAAGTCGGGCTCCGTCAAGGCCAACATCCAATTCGGCGCCTACGCCACtttctcgtccttcttcggcctcgcccgcctgcACGACGTCTCGGACGACTTCAAGTCCGTCGTCGACTACGCCTCGTCCATGGTCTTCGAGCTTGTCACCAACGTCACCTCCGACGGCGTTCCTGCCGCTGACGATGTCTCTGTCCGCTTCCGCTTCGCCAATGGCTCCTCCGGCACAAACCCGCTGACGGCTTACCCGCTCTTTGGACGCGCCGAGACCATCCTGCCCTGGGCCACCTTCGCCGATGAGATGCGCCGcttcgccatccaggacaCCAAGGAGTGGTGCACCGCGTGCGGAAACTCTACCGGCACCTGCGCCACGGCCCTGGGTCTGGACGGCACCGCCGACTCAAACGGTTCCGGTTCCGGGTCCGGTGGCGGTagcggcagcggtagcggtATCTCGACGCCTGTTGCTGGTGTTATTGGCGCCCTTGTGACTTTGGTCGTAATTCTGGGCATCCAGGGTCTGGTCATGCTTGTAGGCGGCTTGCGCATGGTCAAAAAATCCAAGATAGCCAAGGATATCTCCGCTGTTTCCGCCGTTGAGGAGACTACTGGTCGCAAACACTAG